One genomic region from Thermoleptolyngbya sichuanensis A183 encodes:
- a CDS encoding UBP-type zinc finger domain-containing protein, with translation MSCEHLNNVTLETLIPKANFPVFRCEECIRINSQWVHLRICQTCGKMLCCDSSKHQHARRHYEETGHPVMSSAELGEGWLWCFVDEAAKEY, from the coding sequence ATCTCCTGCGAACATTTGAACAATGTGACCCTTGAAACGCTCATTCCCAAGGCAAATTTTCCGGTCTTTCGCTGTGAAGAATGCATCCGGATCAACAGCCAGTGGGTGCATCTGCGAATTTGCCAGACCTGTGGCAAGATGCTGTGCTGCGATTCGTCAAAACATCAGCACGCCCGCCGCCATTACGAAGAAACGGGGCATCCAGTCATGAGTTCGGCAGAATTGGGCGAAGGCTGGCTCTGGTGCTTTGTAGACGAAGCCGCAAAAGAGTATTGA